The following DNA comes from Photobacterium sp. DA100.
TCGGGAAACCAAGGATCGCTACGATGATACAGAAAGTACCCAGTAGGATCGCACCCGCAGGAATCGGACGCTTGGCAATACCGGCTGGGATAATGTAAGTACCCCAAGATGAAGTGATGTTACAACCACCTACCGCAGTACCAACCATCTGGCGAAGCGAACAAGTTGTCATGGTGTCATCAACGTCCATCAGAACGCGGTCAGTGCCTTTCGGGTAGTTCAGTTCCTGGAAGATGCGGTGACCCAGGAAGTCTGGAGACCACATTGCTACCGCAAGAATCGCGAACGGTAGAGAAGCGATGAAATGCTCAACACCTGGAAGGCCAAGCATCCAACCTTGCTCTGTGCTACCCCACCAGTACACTGGGTTTAGGTTAGGCAAACCAGTTTCGGTTTCGAATACTAGGTCAAAGCCTGCACCAAGTGCAAGGGAAACCAATAAACCGGTTACCGCACAAGCAGGGATCGCCAGCCAGCGCTTGTTCACTTTGGCAAGGTAAGCATAAAGAATGATGTTTACCGCCAGAACCACCAAGCCGATGTAGCCCAAGCTGCCTTTTGCTACGTCAGCACTTTCAAGACCCACAGCCCAAGACTGGATATCACCGATCTGGCTCATTGCCCCGGTAAAGCCGAGGAAGATAAGCAGACCACCGGCCACACCTTCACTGGTGAGGTTAACCAGTTTCGAGCCCCCTTTGAAGTAACTCAGCAACAGGCCGAATACACCAATCAGGATAGCCAGTGCCAGTGGGTGAGCACCAGCCAGTGCAATGGTACCGATCAACGGGATCATTGGACCGTGGTTACCCGCCAGGTTGGCTCGTGGGTTAAAGAAGCCCGAGGCTAGAATACAGAAAAGAAGAGCAGGGATGAGCATTTCTACACGGGCAACTTCGATAGCGAAGGTCTTGCCCAGCTCAACGTGATCCCAAGCGGCAGTCAGGCCATCAGCCCATGACATGGCAACTGATGAGTACATCGCGATAATGGCAATCGTACCCGCTAGTGCCGGAACCAAATCTTCAAGCTCAAAACGGAAGTCGCGGCCAGGAAGGTTTAGCTTCCAGCGACGTGGCTTCATGATTTTCAGCTCATGATCAAGATAGTCTGAACGACTAGCGAAGTCAGATGCAGGGCGGTGTAGCTCCTGATAACTTCTTTCCTGTGATGACATAAGTGCCTCGTTCTACATTTAAAAGTAATTTTTATTTATTGTTGGTTGAAACGCATTCAACAAACTGCCAATTGTATAAATTTAAGCCAAGCAGTTGTTAAGTGTAATTTAATTTCACCAAATTTGGCTGCAGTGTACCGCTTGTCCACTTTTATTGAATTGATCTCGATCACTCTCACTAAAATTTTGTAAGAAAAAAACCAAAAAAAATTGAGCGTAAAGTACAATTGTTGCTAAATATGAAAGAAACTTTATAACAAAAGTAAAAGTGTGAAATGTGACTCTAGTCTTTTTTTTGTCTTTATATCATTGTTTTCAGTGTGGTTTTAATTCTGAAGCGCAAAAGTTTCGGGTCACAAGGGTGTTACCTACAAAGTAGCAGGCAAGTAACAGCAATTTGAATAATGCATTCAACTTTTTTTGAGTATTTGGCTCGTACGGCAGGGCGGCAAGTTTGTAAGCAAAGTACAAACTTGCCCAGGTTGAGGTTGAACAACCCGGACAGCCTTTGGGCGGGAGTTAGCGTTGTTTTGCTTGCTTAGCCACTTGTAGCTTTTGGTAAGAGTGCAGGAGCTGTTGGTGAGCTGGGAACTGGCTCATGGTGAGATCACCTGCTGTCAGACCGTAGAAATGGATACTGCCTTCAATGGAACCCCAGGCAGCTGCCACCGTGTCGGTACCAAATGTATGCTCGAAGTCCGCTTTGCACTGTGCCGGATCGCGCGCTTCGTCTAGTGCCAGCGCCAAACTGTCGACGAGACAGCGGAAGAAGTTCAGGCGATCGGCACCGTAGCTAGAGGCGTTGAATGCCACACACCACTTGGCGAACTCCAGAGCCAGTTCGAGATCGCCGCCCGCCAAGGCAATCAAACATTTTAGCTCTCCGATGCGAAGGGTTTGCCAGGCATCCCCCGGTTGAACTGCCAGGCCAAGCATAGTGGGCAACAGAGTTTCGTCGTCGAACTCTTCTTCGACAATGTGGAACATTTCTGCGTATTGCTCTGCATCCCACTCAATGGCAGGTAGCGCCAACAGCACCTCTCGCAGCTCGAGAGCAACATTGTTGTTGGCTTCAATCAGATCTTCCACCGGGGCTATCTCTGACCAGCCTGGAACGATGATACGGCAGCAATCCACGCCCAGGTGATCATAATCAGCGATGTAGGCATCGGTCCCCGCGGCGTGCAATAGGCTCATCAAATGATCGAAGCGCTCCTCTGCGTTGCCGCTGATGTTCCACCCTGTGAATTCAAGCTCAGGTTCGTTTTGCAGCCGGGCTGTAGCAATGAATCCTGTCGATTCTGCGAGCTGATGGTCCGGCACGTGTTGCTCGTTACTTGCGTCGTTGTCAGACAACGAGGCCAGCAGGGTATTTAGCTCATCAAGGCTGCGGCCCTGCAGTAGTTCCGTGATACCGCGCTCAAGCGCGACGTCAAAGCAAGGGTGAGCAGCGAAACTGATAAGCGCAGTGCTAAATTGTGGGTTGGCTACTGCAATACAGGCCACTGGGTATTGGCCACCCAGTGAGGCGTCAAAGCCTTTTATTTGGAGGCCTTTGGCTTTCAGCGCATCAACCGATGCCGTGAATGAGGTGGAGCGGTTTAGTGCCTGCTCTGGGATTGCTGGCAGGTCGATTTGCCCAGACAAGACACGGTGCTTGATCTTGCGTTCGATGATCTCGCACAGGGCATGGGTGCGGGCTTCGAACCGGGTGTTGCCCGCTGCGATACCGTTGGATACATATAGGTTGCCAATGATATTCGCTGGCATGTTGATCACTTGCTTATCGCTCTGGCGTTCGAACGGCAGGGTGCAGATCCCGCGCGCCATGTTGCTCGACTGCAGATCGATCAAATCGGTACCCAGCAACTCAAGGGTCGGATCGTAAAACTGGGTTAGGCGCTCGTCCAGGATCGCATCGGGTGGCAGGTTTTCCTCAAGGTCAATCGGGAACCATTTTTCATTAGGGTAATGGACAAATTCGCCGGTAGCGACCGCTGCACCCAAGTAGTGGTTGG
Coding sequences within:
- a CDS encoding DUF3360 family protein, translated to MSSQERSYQELHRPASDFASRSDYLDHELKIMKPRRWKLNLPGRDFRFELEDLVPALAGTIAIIAMYSSVAMSWADGLTAAWDHVELGKTFAIEVARVEMLIPALLFCILASGFFNPRANLAGNHGPMIPLIGTIALAGAHPLALAILIGVFGLLLSYFKGGSKLVNLTSEGVAGGLLIFLGFTGAMSQIGDIQSWAVGLESADVAKGSLGYIGLVVLAVNIILYAYLAKVNKRWLAIPACAVTGLLVSLALGAGFDLVFETETGLPNLNPVYWWGSTEQGWMLGLPGVEHFIASLPFAILAVAMWSPDFLGHRIFQELNYPKGTDRVLMDVDDTMTTCSLRQMVGTAVGGCNITSSWGTYIIPAGIAKRPIPAGAILLGTFCIIVAILGFPMDVAVWPPVMRIALLVGVFLPLLEAGVQMVKDTKDSQAAGICVFAAIVANPVLAWALTMLLDNNGLIGNKERAAKLSVVDKIVIPAGALIICLVAMLAVGMLEGQYGIPALL
- the ycaO gene encoding 30S ribosomal protein S12 methylthiotransferase accessory factor YcaO is translated as MKTHIPGKDAALEDTIENFQTKLKELGFNIGNASWHNPVPNVWSVQIDDTDAPMNVTTGKGATKQAALASALGKQFERLATNDFYANHYLGAAVATGEFVHYPNEKWFPIDLEENLPPDAILDERLTQFYDPTLELLGTDLIDLQSSNMARGICTLPFERQSDKQVINMPANIIGNLYVSNGIAAGNTRFEARTHALCEIIERKIKHRVLSGQIDLPAIPEQALNRSTSFTASVDALKAKGLQIKGFDASLGGQYPVACIAVANPQFSTALISFAAHPCFDVALERGITELLQGRSLDELNTLLASLSDNDASNEQHVPDHQLAESTGFIATARLQNEPELEFTGWNISGNAEERFDHLMSLLHAAGTDAYIADYDHLGVDCCRIIVPGWSEIAPVEDLIEANNNVALELREVLLALPAIEWDAEQYAEMFHIVEEEFDDETLLPTMLGLAVQPGDAWQTLRIGELKCLIALAGGDLELALEFAKWCVAFNASSYGADRLNFFRCLVDSLALALDEARDPAQCKADFEHTFGTDTVAAAWGSIEGSIHFYGLTAGDLTMSQFPAHQQLLHSYQKLQVAKQAKQR